Proteins from a single region of Mumia flava:
- a CDS encoding ABC-F family ATP-binding cassette domain-containing protein gives MVLSDVDVTASPGDRLGVVGENGAGKSTLLRVLGGRQAPDSGTVRRPARVTLLGQVPDLPDGGTVRDAVDGALASYRGLESRMRELEDAMSAGDAEALEEYGDVLEEYERRDGWSADARAERSVAGLGLGAVAVDRDLSTLSGGQRARLALALALVSADDLLLLDEPTNHLDDDALDYLESALREHPGVVVVVSHDRAFLDAVCTSVLDLDPSLQVEPDGTTRVGPERSSGAYTDYLAAKAAGRVRWAQARDAWETAHDEARAALSGASRQVGHGPRAPRDNDKFVPHFLGQKVDAAVARRVRDAENRLARLEANPVPRPPEERAFAGLGAARPADGVLVAARDIEIPGRLQLDALDVTATTRLLVTGPNGAGKSTLLAVLAGELTTAHGTVQHRGRLRIGYLPQHDAAGDLGATAATAYGVGRGGDPQRARDELRTTGLLHPRDLDRPMGELSVGQRRRVALARAIADRPDLLLLDEPTNHLSVALVEELQEALAGGTVPYVLVTHDRWWRRGWDGAELRLAGDVRGQR, from the coding sequence GTGGTGCTGTCCGACGTCGACGTGACCGCGTCACCCGGTGACCGTCTCGGCGTCGTCGGCGAGAACGGTGCCGGCAAGTCGACGCTGCTGCGGGTCCTGGGCGGGCGGCAGGCCCCGGACTCCGGGACGGTGCGCCGACCCGCGCGCGTGACGCTGCTCGGCCAGGTTCCCGACCTCCCCGACGGCGGCACGGTCCGTGATGCCGTCGACGGCGCGCTCGCCTCGTACCGCGGGCTCGAGTCGCGGATGCGCGAGCTCGAGGACGCGATGAGCGCAGGCGACGCGGAAGCGCTCGAGGAGTACGGCGACGTGCTCGAGGAGTACGAGCGCCGCGACGGCTGGTCCGCGGACGCCCGGGCCGAGCGCAGTGTCGCCGGCCTCGGTCTGGGCGCCGTGGCTGTCGACCGGGACCTCAGCACGTTGTCCGGGGGGCAGCGGGCCCGGTTGGCGCTCGCGCTCGCACTCGTCTCCGCCGACGACCTGCTGCTGCTCGACGAGCCGACGAACCACCTGGACGACGACGCGCTCGACTACCTGGAGTCCGCCTTGCGTGAGCACCCGGGCGTCGTCGTGGTCGTGTCCCACGACCGCGCGTTCCTCGACGCCGTGTGCACGTCGGTCCTCGACCTGGATCCGTCGCTGCAGGTCGAGCCGGACGGCACCACCCGGGTCGGGCCGGAGCGCTCGTCCGGCGCCTACACCGACTACCTGGCGGCGAAGGCCGCGGGCCGGGTCCGCTGGGCGCAGGCTCGCGACGCGTGGGAGACCGCGCACGACGAGGCCCGGGCCGCGCTGAGCGGTGCGAGCCGCCAGGTCGGGCACGGTCCGCGGGCGCCTCGTGACAACGACAAGTTCGTGCCGCACTTCCTCGGCCAGAAGGTCGACGCGGCGGTGGCCCGCCGGGTCCGCGACGCCGAGAACCGCCTCGCGAGGCTGGAGGCGAACCCGGTCCCGCGGCCGCCGGAGGAGCGGGCGTTCGCGGGTCTGGGTGCCGCACGACCAGCAGACGGGGTGCTGGTCGCGGCGCGCGACATCGAGATCCCGGGACGGCTGCAGCTCGATGCGCTCGACGTGACGGCAACGACCCGCCTGCTGGTGACCGGCCCCAACGGGGCCGGGAAGTCGACCCTGCTGGCCGTGCTCGCCGGGGAGCTGACGACGGCGCACGGCACCGTCCAGCACCGGGGGCGGCTTAGGATCGGCTACCTTCCCCAGCACGATGCCGCCGGTGACCTCGGCGCGACGGCAGCCACGGCGTACGGGGTGGGCCGCGGCGGTGATCCGCAGCGGGCGCGCGACGAGCTGCGGACGACCGGCCTGCTGCATCCGCGCGACCTCGATCGGCCGATGGGTGAGCTCTCGGTGGGGCAGCGCCGCCGGGTCGCACTGGCGCGGGCGATCGCGGACCGGCCGGACCTCCTCCTGCTGGACGAGCCGACCAACCACCTCTCCGTCGCGCTCGTCGAAGAGCTGCAGGAGGCGCTCGCCGGCGGCACCGTCCCGTACGTGCTCGTCACCCACGACCGCTGGTGGCGTCGCGGCTGGGACGGGGCCGAGCTGCGGTTGGCGGGCGATGTCCGTGGTCAGCGGTAG
- a CDS encoding alpha/beta hydrolase family protein, producing the protein MRLGNSGHRVIDEGFFSDGDLDFATRGVLGRAVHGASEVGEVLATVARVRHASDWSAQWALTAQAVEKAADDARAGGHLASARSGFLRAATYWSCVVDGLATASDSDGLLDAFRAHRSAWDSFVDCSEGAHVRVAVPYDGGTLPGYLLRPDPSGEPRPTVIVTNGSDGSISDLWVPAAAGALARGWNAFVYDGPGQQSMLFEQQTCFRPDWEAVLGPVVDALVARTDVDAQRLLGYGVSQAGFWLSRALAFEDRLVAAVVDPGVVDVSESWTRPLSKKMVAMLDDDGERHAFDRDMGLATKLPSLGRTLAWRSRPYEHSDWFDLYREVRQYRLDPADAARITTPLLITEPEHEQFWPGQSQRLAELVPHADVVRFSAAEGADRHCQPLGRLVTEDRVFAWFEDRLSGIA; encoded by the coding sequence ATGAGACTCGGAAACTCCGGGCACCGCGTCATCGACGAGGGGTTCTTCAGCGACGGCGACCTGGACTTCGCGACGCGGGGCGTCCTCGGGCGCGCGGTGCACGGCGCGAGCGAGGTGGGCGAGGTCCTCGCCACGGTGGCGCGCGTGCGGCACGCGTCGGACTGGTCGGCCCAGTGGGCCCTGACCGCGCAGGCCGTGGAGAAGGCGGCCGACGATGCGCGCGCCGGCGGGCACCTCGCCAGCGCGCGCTCAGGATTCCTGCGGGCCGCGACGTACTGGTCCTGCGTGGTGGACGGGCTCGCGACGGCGTCGGACTCCGACGGCCTGCTCGACGCCTTCCGGGCGCACCGCTCGGCCTGGGACTCCTTCGTCGACTGCTCCGAGGGCGCTCACGTCCGGGTCGCCGTGCCGTACGACGGCGGGACGCTGCCCGGCTACCTGCTGCGACCGGACCCCAGCGGTGAGCCGCGGCCCACCGTGATCGTGACGAACGGAAGCGACGGCTCGATCAGCGACCTGTGGGTGCCTGCGGCGGCGGGCGCGCTGGCGCGGGGCTGGAACGCGTTCGTCTACGACGGCCCTGGCCAGCAGTCGATGCTCTTCGAGCAGCAGACCTGCTTCCGGCCCGACTGGGAGGCGGTGCTCGGACCGGTCGTGGACGCGCTCGTGGCGCGAACGGACGTCGACGCCCAGCGCCTGCTCGGATACGGGGTCAGCCAGGCCGGGTTCTGGCTCTCGCGGGCCCTCGCCTTCGAGGACCGCCTCGTGGCCGCCGTCGTCGACCCCGGCGTCGTGGACGTGTCGGAGTCGTGGACGCGTCCGCTGAGCAAGAAGATGGTCGCGATGCTCGACGACGACGGAGAACGCCACGCGTTCGACCGCGACATGGGCCTCGCCACCAAGCTTCCCTCTCTCGGCCGTACGCTCGCGTGGCGCAGCCGCCCCTACGAGCACAGCGACTGGTTCGACCTGTACCGGGAGGTCCGGCAGTACCGTCTCGATCCGGCGGACGCGGCCCGGATCACCACGCCGCTCCTGATCACCGAACCCGAGCACGAGCAGTTCTGGCCCGGTCAGTCCCAACGTCTCGCCGAGCTCGTGCCGCACGCCGACGTCGTCCGGTTCAGCGCGGCCGAGGGGGCGGACCGGCACTGCCAGCCGCTCGGGCGGCTCGTGACGGAGGATCGGGTCTTCGCCTGGTTCGAGGACCGGCTGAGCGGGATCGCCTGA
- a CDS encoding helix-turn-helix transcriptional regulator encodes MLLWSDEQLGALTDALERARRATPSALVVEGGPGEGKTSLMAELLERAADFRITTAEGLESDSAPEPFDLLRAWGVALPPGTPDDLAVTSVGALAAHVDELTVDRPLLLVVDDVQWTDHESVDSVRTLLRQLDGTPLLVAVFCRVPSGSTAPRVDGLVRAESRLTRMTLSGLTSDAAVALVARERPTVSPMTAVELWRHTEGNPLFLTSLLRELDPEQLDDLPRALPAPRAFADALGRRLARLDEPARDVLEATVVLSSGWSTVLDVAAVSGRAEPFGAVQELVDAGLVDVRQSGPLSLRCSHALVRAAAQQVIGVPRRRSLHARAATLTGRSDVLDHRIAAAASYDEALAAEVEQYAAAAHRAGAYRRAGHYFRSACALTSEPSRRRTLTARAGWDDVLAGIGPRPHPDEPHAADDADAVATAALEATAARDPRHALDLLETLPGSVLDRAEPLVRYRAHLLAAYLLLLTGAAVDRVDARLAAADAAGVTDPALAQIASPVRGFATARRLGDGPQMAVILGELPEDPAAVPAGGRDLLAWRAIYRVYALHVRTAARDLEVLVDASGRTRDPSALHEQLALARWLSGDWALAAVSAQLSPNRGGPLSLWSVEAGGAALDATRGRFDAADARLEQAITLARRAPWPEGRLMLLVARAVRTHAGGVAPDAVARLAADYPDLESLLAVASPADGLLLLHAGLTGLWTGQTGATETALALLERAREPSRSDRAVIAWLSGQLAGHLGDRGRAVSLLRAAAGDEQNELPLYRAHMLADLADVLEPDHRDDATRARSLARSIYRRLDAVPYVERLAQTRVRRDVTDPSPDPDDYLPPLTDRERDVVALLVQGLSYAQIATRLFVTRSAVAFHLSNTYAKFDVHSRHDLTAYVLDHPSVLTG; translated from the coding sequence ATGCTGCTGTGGTCGGACGAACAGCTCGGCGCGTTGACCGACGCGCTCGAGCGAGCGCGCCGCGCCACTCCGTCCGCCCTGGTCGTCGAGGGCGGGCCCGGCGAGGGCAAGACGAGCCTGATGGCGGAGCTGCTCGAGCGCGCCGCCGACTTCCGGATCACCACCGCGGAGGGCCTCGAGTCGGACTCCGCTCCCGAGCCGTTCGATCTGCTCCGCGCGTGGGGCGTCGCACTCCCGCCGGGGACTCCAGACGACCTCGCCGTCACATCGGTCGGTGCGCTCGCCGCGCACGTCGACGAGCTGACCGTCGACCGGCCTCTGCTCCTCGTCGTCGACGACGTGCAATGGACCGACCACGAGTCCGTCGACTCGGTACGGACGCTGCTGCGCCAGCTCGACGGCACGCCTCTGCTCGTCGCGGTCTTCTGCCGGGTCCCGTCCGGATCGACCGCGCCACGGGTCGACGGCCTCGTCCGTGCCGAGTCGCGGCTCACGCGGATGACGCTGTCGGGCCTCACTTCCGATGCCGCCGTGGCGCTGGTCGCACGCGAGCGGCCCACCGTCTCGCCGATGACCGCCGTGGAGCTGTGGCGGCACACCGAAGGCAACCCGTTGTTCCTGACCTCGTTGCTGCGCGAGCTCGACCCCGAACAGCTCGACGACCTGCCCCGTGCGCTCCCCGCCCCACGCGCCTTCGCCGACGCGCTGGGGCGCCGGCTGGCACGACTCGATGAACCGGCACGTGACGTGCTCGAGGCGACCGTCGTTCTCAGCTCGGGATGGTCGACCGTGCTCGACGTGGCCGCGGTCTCGGGGCGTGCCGAGCCGTTCGGTGCCGTCCAGGAGCTGGTCGATGCCGGCCTCGTCGACGTCCGCCAGTCCGGACCGCTGTCGCTTCGCTGCTCGCACGCGCTCGTCCGCGCGGCCGCGCAGCAGGTCATCGGGGTCCCCCGCCGCCGGTCCCTGCACGCACGCGCTGCCACACTCACCGGTCGGTCCGACGTCCTGGACCACCGGATCGCCGCGGCTGCGTCCTACGACGAAGCGCTCGCAGCCGAGGTCGAGCAGTACGCTGCGGCCGCGCACCGCGCCGGCGCGTACCGACGGGCGGGCCACTACTTCCGCAGTGCCTGCGCGCTGACGTCGGAACCCTCCCGGCGGCGCACGCTCACGGCTCGAGCCGGGTGGGACGACGTGCTCGCGGGGATCGGGCCACGGCCTCATCCCGACGAGCCGCACGCAGCAGACGACGCCGACGCCGTGGCCACCGCCGCGCTCGAGGCGACCGCCGCTCGCGACCCACGCCACGCGCTCGATCTGCTCGAGACGCTCCCCGGGTCGGTGCTCGACCGGGCCGAGCCGCTGGTGCGCTACCGCGCCCACCTGCTCGCGGCCTACCTCCTGCTGCTCACCGGGGCTGCGGTCGACCGCGTCGACGCGCGGCTGGCCGCTGCGGACGCGGCCGGCGTGACCGATCCCGCCCTCGCCCAGATCGCGTCACCGGTGCGGGGATTCGCGACCGCACGCCGCCTCGGCGACGGCCCCCAGATGGCCGTGATCCTGGGCGAGCTGCCCGAGGATCCCGCGGCGGTCCCGGCGGGCGGCCGCGACCTGCTCGCCTGGCGGGCGATCTACCGGGTCTACGCGCTGCACGTGCGCACGGCCGCGCGGGACCTCGAGGTGCTGGTCGACGCCTCCGGCCGAACCCGCGATCCCTCCGCCCTGCACGAACAGCTCGCGCTCGCGCGCTGGTTGAGCGGTGACTGGGCGCTCGCGGCCGTCTCCGCGCAGCTCTCCCCGAACCGCGGAGGACCCCTGTCCCTGTGGAGCGTCGAGGCGGGTGGCGCTGCGCTCGACGCGACGCGAGGTCGCTTCGACGCGGCCGATGCGCGCCTCGAGCAGGCGATCACTCTCGCCCGCCGCGCGCCGTGGCCCGAGGGGCGCCTGATGCTGCTCGTCGCCCGCGCCGTGCGCACCCACGCCGGTGGCGTTGCTCCGGACGCCGTGGCGCGCCTCGCCGCGGACTACCCGGACCTCGAATCGTTGCTCGCGGTCGCGTCGCCCGCGGACGGGCTCCTGCTGCTGCACGCCGGCCTCACGGGGCTCTGGACGGGGCAGACCGGCGCAACGGAGACGGCCCTCGCGCTGCTCGAACGGGCGCGGGAGCCGTCCCGGTCGGACCGGGCGGTGATCGCCTGGCTCTCGGGGCAGCTGGCCGGGCACCTCGGCGACCGCGGACGTGCGGTCTCCCTGCTCCGGGCGGCGGCCGGCGACGAGCAGAACGAGCTGCCGCTGTACCGCGCGCACATGCTGGCCGACCTGGCCGACGTGCTCGAGCCGGACCACCGCGACGACGCCACGCGCGCTCGGAGCCTCGCGCGGTCGATCTACCGCAGGCTCGACGCCGTCCCGTACGTGGAGCGCCTCGCGCAGACCCGGGTCCGGCGCGACGTCACCGACCCGTCGCCGGACCCGGACGACTACCTCCCGCCGCTGACCGATCGTGAACGGGACGTCGTCGCACTGCTCGTCCAGGGCCTGAGCTACGCCCAGATCGCGACGCGGCTGTTCGTGACCCGCAGCGCAGTCGCGTTCCACCTGTCCAACACGTACGCGAAGTTCGACGTGCACTCGCGGCACGACCTGACCGCCTACGTGCTGGACCATCCGTCGGTGCTGACGGGGTGA
- a CDS encoding MFS transporter, which produces MTPPPRTDGWRLAALGAIATVTAVVSSLGAPLVPSIARAYGVGLGTAQWALTATLVAGAVTTPVIGRWASGRLRRPVLIGGLVVVLLGTVLSALPVGVAALVAGRALQGVGLALVPLALAVARDLWTGPRLASRLSWLSVATVAGAGLGYPVTAFVAEHLGIAGAYWFGAALVAFTLLLAVLFVPSSPDGEPQPVDLVGAALLSSGTVTVLIAISRGETWGWAAPLTVGLTGGGLLLVSAWVGWSALRVRRGRQPLVDLRLAARPGVVGPNVVAFGLGAGMYGLLTLAVILAQADGSDGFGLGHGVGVAGLLLVPYSLMSVGGSRVALVVARTFGRGALLPIGATVFASAMVLLAFGHDSLWQVLAAMALGGLGSGFSFSSMAFLIVPHVPPSETGSAMAFNQLLRYLGFSVGSAASVALIDVYGGGGAGFRGAALTFAMVCGAVGLLALGGRRRARDV; this is translated from the coding sequence GTGACGCCACCCCCTCGTACCGACGGCTGGCGGCTCGCAGCGCTGGGCGCGATCGCGACGGTCACCGCAGTCGTCAGCAGCCTCGGCGCACCGCTCGTGCCAAGCATCGCCCGTGCGTACGGCGTCGGCCTCGGGACCGCGCAGTGGGCGCTGACCGCCACCCTGGTCGCGGGCGCGGTGACGACGCCGGTGATCGGCCGCTGGGCCAGCGGGAGGCTGCGCCGCCCGGTGCTGATCGGCGGCCTGGTCGTGGTGCTGCTCGGCACCGTGCTCTCCGCGCTGCCGGTCGGGGTCGCCGCCCTGGTCGCCGGACGGGCGCTCCAGGGCGTGGGGCTCGCCCTCGTGCCGCTGGCGCTCGCCGTGGCGCGCGACCTGTGGACCGGACCACGACTGGCCTCACGGCTGAGCTGGCTGTCGGTGGCGACGGTGGCCGGCGCCGGCCTCGGGTATCCGGTGACCGCGTTCGTGGCCGAGCACCTCGGGATCGCCGGCGCGTACTGGTTCGGTGCCGCGCTCGTCGCGTTCACGCTCCTGCTCGCGGTGCTCTTCGTGCCGTCCAGCCCGGACGGCGAACCGCAGCCCGTCGACCTGGTCGGAGCCGCGCTTCTGTCGTCGGGCACCGTCACCGTCCTGATCGCGATCAGCCGCGGCGAGACCTGGGGCTGGGCCGCCCCGCTCACGGTCGGGCTGACCGGCGGCGGGCTGCTGCTGGTCTCGGCGTGGGTGGGGTGGAGCGCGCTGCGGGTCCGTCGCGGGAGACAGCCGCTGGTCGACCTCCGTCTCGCCGCACGCCCCGGCGTCGTCGGACCGAACGTGGTCGCGTTCGGGCTCGGGGCCGGGATGTACGGGTTGCTGACGCTGGCGGTGATCCTCGCGCAGGCGGACGGTTCGGACGGGTTCGGGCTCGGTCACGGCGTCGGCGTCGCGGGGCTGCTGCTGGTGCCGTACTCGCTGATGAGTGTCGGCGGCAGCCGGGTGGCGCTCGTGGTGGCGCGCACGTTCGGACGGGGCGCCCTGCTGCCGATCGGGGCGACGGTCTTCGCGTCCGCGATGGTGCTGCTGGCGTTCGGGCACGACTCGCTGTGGCAGGTGCTCGCTGCGATGGCGCTCGGCGGGCTCGGCAGCGGGTTCTCCTTCTCCTCGATGGCGTTCCTGATCGTGCCGCACGTGCCGCCGTCGGAGACGGGGAGCGCGATGGCGTTCAACCAGCTGCTGCGCTATCTCGGGTTCTCCGTCGGGTCGGCCGCGAGCGTGGCCCTGATCGACGTGTACGGCGGGGGCGGCGCGGGGTTCCGCGGCGCCGCTCTCACCTTCGCGATGGTCTGCGGTGCAGTCGGGCTGCTCGCGCTGGGTGGTCGGCGGCGCGCCCGCGACGTGTGA
- the ilvA gene encoding threonine ammonia-lyase IlvA gives MPPLPPVSAADVDAAADVVAKVVDRTALQPDARLSDRTGAQVWLKREDLQVVRSYKLRGAFHMIARLGDGERDRPIVAASAGNHAQGVAYAARSLGMHARIYLPRTTPKQKRDRIASLGGDAVEVIVGGETYDAASASASDDAARTGALVVPAFDHPDVIAGQGTVAREIVEQLGEAPDVVVVPVGGGGLIAGMTAWLADRHPRTRVVGVEPAGAASMAAAFEHGGPVELTEVDAFVDGAAVRRVGDHPYAVLHAHRMPQLVQVDAGLVSEEMLDLFEVDGVIAEPAGALAASALRLDGLVGDGERVAVVLSGGNHDVSRYAEVIERALVSRGVKHYWLVEFPQEPGALRRFLDEVLGPDDDITLFEYVKRHNRERGPALVGIELGSPADLVGLIERLERSPVHARKLSPDDPAFQFLV, from the coding sequence GTGCCTCCCCTCCCACCCGTGTCCGCTGCCGACGTCGACGCGGCGGCGGACGTCGTCGCGAAGGTCGTCGACCGGACCGCGTTGCAGCCCGACGCACGGTTGTCCGACCGCACCGGCGCGCAGGTGTGGCTCAAGCGCGAGGACCTCCAGGTGGTCCGCTCGTACAAGCTGCGCGGCGCCTTCCACATGATCGCCCGCCTCGGCGACGGCGAACGGGACCGCCCGATCGTCGCCGCGAGCGCCGGGAACCACGCCCAGGGCGTCGCGTACGCTGCACGCTCCCTGGGGATGCACGCGCGGATCTACCTGCCACGCACGACCCCGAAGCAGAAGCGTGACCGGATCGCCTCGCTCGGTGGCGACGCGGTCGAGGTGATCGTCGGGGGAGAGACGTACGACGCGGCGTCCGCGTCCGCGTCGGACGACGCCGCGCGTACGGGCGCGCTCGTGGTGCCCGCCTTCGACCACCCGGACGTGATCGCGGGCCAGGGCACGGTCGCGCGCGAGATCGTCGAGCAGCTCGGTGAGGCCCCGGACGTCGTGGTCGTGCCGGTCGGCGGTGGCGGACTGATCGCCGGCATGACCGCCTGGCTGGCCGACCGGCACCCCCGCACCCGGGTGGTCGGCGTCGAGCCCGCGGGCGCGGCGAGCATGGCGGCCGCGTTCGAGCACGGCGGTCCGGTGGAGCTGACGGAGGTGGACGCGTTCGTCGACGGCGCAGCCGTCCGCCGTGTGGGCGACCACCCGTACGCCGTGCTGCACGCCCACCGGATGCCCCAGCTCGTCCAGGTCGACGCGGGACTCGTCAGCGAGGAGATGCTCGACCTGTTCGAGGTCGACGGCGTGATCGCCGAGCCCGCCGGAGCGCTGGCTGCGTCGGCGCTCCGCCTCGACGGCCTGGTCGGGGACGGCGAGCGGGTCGCGGTGGTGCTGTCCGGGGGCAACCACGACGTGAGCCGGTACGCCGAGGTGATCGAGCGCGCGCTGGTCTCTCGTGGTGTGAAGCACTACTGGCTCGTCGAGTTCCCGCAGGAGCCGGGGGCGTTGCGCAGGTTCCTCGACGAGGTGCTCGGGCCGGACGACGACATCACGCTCTTCGAGTACGTCAAGCGCCACAACCGCGAGCGCGGGCCCGCCCTGGTCGGGATCGAGCTGGGGTCGCCGGCCGACCTGGTGGGGCTCATCGAGCGCCTCGAGCGATCGCCGGTGCACGCCCGCAAGCTGTCGCCCGACGACCCGGCGTTCCAGTTCCTGGTGTGA
- a CDS encoding cytochrome ubiquinol oxidase subunit I, producing the protein MDTVSQLDLSRIQFAMTTIYHFLFVPITIGLAFLVALLHTWWYRSNDPDLRRLTRFFGTLLLINVAIGVVTGLVQEFQFGMNWSEYSRFVGDVFGAPLAIEGLAAFFLESTFLGLWLFGWGVLPRRVHLVTVWMVAIGAALSAAFIMAANSWMQNPVGYEIDQATGRPRLTSITALFTNPVFVWGYAHVILASLLTGALVMLAVSAWHLRRRGDADVFVRSMKLSLAVLVPVSILVLGVGSHLGVIETKYQPMKVAAMEAQWDTCQPCSFSAAQVGGFSEDDQDATKIIEIPHLLSLLATQSWDGKVVGLNELQKQYETKYGPGDYIPNLAIQYWSMRTMAYLGALMPILGLWGLWVWRRRRLASSKVFLWCASWAFLAPFAMNTAGWLLTESGRQPWVVQGLLKTEDGNSPSVSRGEVVASIGTFALLYVVLGVVWAFLMVRHARQGLADEPSEDAPDDPQSREPTASSFTY; encoded by the coding sequence ATGGACACCGTCTCGCAGCTGGATCTGTCGCGGATCCAGTTCGCGATGACCACGATCTACCACTTCCTGTTCGTGCCGATCACGATCGGGCTGGCGTTCCTGGTCGCTCTCCTGCACACCTGGTGGTACCGCTCGAACGACCCCGACCTGCGGCGACTCACCCGGTTCTTCGGGACGCTGCTCCTGATCAACGTCGCGATCGGTGTCGTGACGGGTCTGGTGCAGGAGTTCCAGTTCGGGATGAACTGGTCGGAGTACTCGCGGTTCGTCGGTGACGTCTTCGGTGCGCCGCTGGCGATCGAGGGGCTCGCCGCGTTCTTCCTCGAGTCGACGTTCCTCGGCCTGTGGCTGTTCGGGTGGGGCGTCCTGCCGCGACGGGTGCACCTCGTCACGGTGTGGATGGTCGCGATCGGCGCGGCGCTGTCCGCTGCCTTCATCATGGCGGCGAACTCCTGGATGCAGAACCCCGTCGGGTACGAGATCGACCAGGCCACAGGACGTCCGCGGCTGACGTCGATCACCGCGCTCTTCACGAACCCGGTGTTCGTGTGGGGGTACGCGCACGTGATCCTCGCGTCGCTGCTCACGGGCGCGCTGGTGATGCTCGCCGTGTCGGCCTGGCACCTCCGCCGCCGCGGCGACGCCGACGTGTTCGTCCGCTCGATGAAGCTGTCGCTGGCCGTGCTCGTTCCGGTCTCGATCCTCGTGCTCGGCGTCGGGAGCCATCTCGGGGTGATCGAGACGAAGTACCAGCCGATGAAGGTGGCCGCGATGGAGGCCCAGTGGGACACGTGCCAGCCGTGCTCGTTCTCGGCGGCTCAGGTCGGCGGGTTCAGCGAGGACGACCAGGACGCCACGAAGATCATCGAGATCCCGCACCTGCTGTCGCTGCTGGCCACCCAGTCGTGGGACGGCAAGGTCGTCGGTCTGAACGAGCTCCAGAAGCAGTACGAGACGAAGTACGGTCCGGGCGACTACATCCCGAACCTTGCGATCCAGTACTGGTCGATGCGCACCATGGCCTACCTCGGGGCGCTGATGCCGATCCTCGGTCTGTGGGGGTTGTGGGTGTGGCGGAGGCGCCGCCTCGCGTCGTCGAAGGTCTTCCTGTGGTGCGCGTCCTGGGCCTTCCTCGCGCCGTTCGCGATGAACACCGCGGGCTGGCTGCTCACCGAGAGCGGTCGGCAGCCGTGGGTCGTCCAGGGCCTGCTGAAGACCGAGGACGGCAACTCGCCGTCGGTCAGCCGCGGCGAGGTGGTCGCGAGCATCGGGACGTTCGCGCTCCTGTACGTCGTGCTCGGGGTGGTGTGGGCGTTCCTGATGGTCCGGCACGCGCGGCAGGGCCTCGCGGACGAGCCGTCCGAGGACGCGCCAGACGACCCGCAGTCCCGTGAACCGACCGCCTCGAGCTTCACGTACTGA
- the cydB gene encoding cytochrome d ubiquinol oxidase subunit II — MSLDVVWFVIVAVFWTGFFVLEGFDFGVGMLHQVVGRTDTQRRVAINSIGPVWDGNEVWLVVAGAGIFAAFPSWYATWFSAGYLALLLVLVALIIRGVSFEWRAKVDRDGWRGTWTWTLTIGSVLTPFLLGVALGDLLAGLPINGNEVFTGSFVDLLTPYGLWLGLTLVVLSLAHGATFLGLKTTGPVEERSRALARRLVWVSLACVVGFSAWTVTLSAGGTWRVVAAAVPVVAALVAVVLVPAGRPGWSFVATALTIGGTVAALFANLYPNVMVSSTSEAHNLTVSSTASGDYALTVMTVVAVVMLPVVLAYQGWSFWVFRARVTGPAERADAARP, encoded by the coding sequence ATGAGTCTGGACGTCGTGTGGTTCGTGATCGTCGCCGTCTTCTGGACCGGCTTCTTCGTGCTCGAGGGGTTCGACTTCGGGGTCGGGATGCTGCACCAGGTCGTCGGTCGCACGGACACGCAGCGGCGGGTCGCGATCAACAGCATCGGCCCGGTCTGGGACGGCAACGAGGTGTGGCTCGTCGTGGCCGGCGCCGGGATCTTCGCGGCGTTCCCGTCGTGGTACGCCACCTGGTTCTCGGCCGGATATCTCGCCCTGCTGCTCGTCCTGGTGGCGCTCATCATCCGCGGGGTGTCGTTCGAGTGGCGGGCGAAGGTCGACCGGGACGGGTGGCGCGGGACCTGGACCTGGACCCTGACGATCGGCTCCGTGCTCACGCCCTTCCTGCTCGGCGTCGCCCTGGGGGATCTGCTCGCCGGCCTGCCGATCAACGGCAACGAGGTGTTCACCGGGTCGTTCGTGGATCTCCTCACGCCGTACGGGCTGTGGCTGGGGTTGACGCTCGTCGTTCTGAGCCTGGCCCACGGGGCGACGTTCCTCGGTCTGAAGACCACGGGTCCGGTCGAGGAACGGTCTCGCGCCCTCGCGCGACGGCTCGTCTGGGTGTCGTTGGCGTGCGTCGTCGGCTTCTCGGCCTGGACCGTCACCCTCTCGGCCGGGGGCACATGGCGGGTGGTCGCGGCGGCCGTTCCTGTCGTGGCCGCGCTGGTGGCGGTGGTGCTCGTTCCCGCCGGGAGACCGGGGTGGTCGTTCGTCGCGACCGCGCTGACGATCGGTGGCACGGTCGCTGCCCTGTTCGCGAACCTCTACCCGAACGTGATGGTCTCCTCGACCTCCGAGGCGCACAACCTCACCGTCTCCTCGACCGCGTCCGGTGACTACGCCCTCACGGTGATGACGGTCGTGGCGGTCGTGATGCTCCCGGTGGTGCTCGCGTACCAGGGCTGGTCGTTCTGGGTGTTCCGCGCGCGGGTGACCGGACCCGCCGAGCGCGCCGACGCCGCCCGTCCCTGA